AAGAAGGGATAATCGACATAAGCGAGCGTGCCCGCGCCGCTCATCGTGCCGAGCTTGATGGTGCGGCAGCGATAGTTTCTCGTCGGTACGGCGCCGAGGGGGAGGGTGACGTCGGGATCGCCCGTGGGGCCGAGGGCGTCGACCTGCGCGGCAAAACCCTTGTCGCGAGCTTCGGCAAGCGCGGCGTGGAAGGTCGCGCGCCAGTCGCGCAGGCGGTCCGCATCCTCGTCACTGACGACTTCGCGCCAGTTGCGCGTCTCGAGCGTGTCGATGGCAGGGGCGCCCGGCAGCGGGGCGCAGGCGGCGAGCGGGGCGAGGGCGAGGAGCGCGGCGAGCTTTTTCATCACGATCGAGCCTATTGCGCCGTCCAGCCGCCGTCCATGCTGATATTCGCGCCCGTGATCGAGGCGGCGCCATCGGAGCAAAGGTAGAGCGCGCAGCTCGCCACTTCCTCGACCGTGACGAAGCGCTTGGTCGGCTGCGCCTTCAGCAGCACGTCGTTCATCACCTGCTCGCGGGTCAGTCCGCGCGCGGCCATGGTGTCGGGGATCTGCTGCTCGACCAGCGGGGTCCAAACATAGCCGGGCGAGATGCAATTGACGGTGATGCCGTCCTCGGCGGTCTCGAGCGCGATTGTCTTGGTGAAGCCCGCGACCCCATGTTTGGCCGCGACATAAGCCGACTTGTTGGGGCTGGCGACAAGGCTGTGCGCGCTGGCGGTGTTGATGATGCGGCCAAAGCCTTTCTGGCGCATCATGGGGATGACATGGCGGCTGGTGTGAAAGACCGCCGACAGGTTGAGCGCCATGATCGCGTCCCATTTGTCGACCGGGAATTCGGCGATGGGCGAGACATGCTGCATGCCGGCATTGTTGACGAGGATGTGCGGGCTGCCGATCTCGCTGGTGCAGGCGGCGACCATCGCATCGATGGCTTCGGGGTTCATGAGGTTGGCGTCGCTATAGATCGCCTTGGCGCCCGAGCGTTGTTCGAGATCGGCGCGGTGCGCCTCGATCTCGTCGGCATCGCCGAAGCCGTTGATCATCACGGCGGCGCCGGCGTCGGCCAGCGCCTGCGCGATGGCGAGCCCGATGCCCGAGGTGGAGCCCGTGACGAGGGCGCGCTTTCCGCTGAGGTCGGTCATTGAATTTGTCTCCCTTTGCCACAGCCATGACGCGCGCGGAACGAGGATGCAACAAGGACCGTTGGGCGTGCAAAAGAGAGGGAGACCCTTGCCATGCGCCTCGGCGATCGTGACAGCGACAATTTCATCGACCGGACCGGGCAACGGGGCGGCGGCTTTGGTGGCGGCGGCATGTCGACCGGTATCTTCGCGCTGCTCGCCCGCTTCGTCTTCAACAAGTTCGGAATCGTCGGGGTGCTGATCCTCACGCTTGGCTATTGCGCGCTGTCGGGCGGGCTCGGCGGGATCGTCGGTGGCGGATCGCCGCAGGGCGCCTCGTCGAGCGGCGAGAGCACACTTACCGCAGACGAACTGGCACTGCTGCGCGGGACGCTGGAAAGTACCGACGAGGTGTGGACCGATCTTTTCTCGCAGGCCGGGGCCAATTATCGTGAGCCCGAACTGGTGGCCTATGAAGGCGGCACGCAGACCGCTTGTGGCTATGGACAAGAAGTGATGGGGCCCTTCTACTGCCCCGGCGACCAGCGCATCTACATCGATCCCGATTTCTTCACCCAACTTTCCCAGCGCTTCGGTGCACCGGGCGATTTCGCCGCGCGCTATGTCATCGCGCATGAGGTCGGGCACCACATCCAGAACCTCGAAGGCACGCTCCAGAACGTGCAGCGCCAGCAGCAGCGCGCCAGCCAGACAGCGGGCAACCGGCTGCAGGTGGGGGTCGAATTGCAGGCCGATTGCTATGCCGGCGTGTGGGCCGCGCGCACGGGTGCGATGGAGCCGGGCGACCTCGAGGAAGGGCTGCGCGCCGCCGAAGCCATTGGCGATGATGCGCTGATGCGTGAGGCGGGTCGGGCAGTACGCCCCGAAAGCTTCACTCACGGCACCTCGGCACAGCGAATGGAAGCGTTGCGGCGGGGCCTGTCGGACGGCAATCCGGCGGACTGCAATTACGCGGGCTAGGCTGGTGGTTTCGGTGCCGACTGTGGCCCTCGCGCACTGGCGAAGGGGCGCCTGAGCGCCTATCTGGGAGGCATGGAAACGCAGCGTCTTGCCCGGGCCCATCCCGCGCTTTTCATCCTCCTGCCCATCCTCGTCGTCGGCGGCGCCAGGGCACTGACCTTCACCGACTGGGCAGCCGCCAATGCGACGATTGCGGCGCTTCTGTTCGCTTGGGTGGTCGCCGATACGCTCGGTCTCGTCATGCTGGCCAAGGCACCGCGCAGCCGCGAGGGTTTGCGCTGGCTGCTCGGCGGATTGACACTCGCCAGCCTCGTCATCCTCGCGGGCGCCGCCGCACCGGTGCGCGCGGCGGTACTATCGATGCCGCCGCTGCTTGCAGCCATGGGGCTGGTCGCCAGCCTGTGGCTCGGCTGGAGCGCGGGGCTGTTCGGCATGGCCCTGAAACAGGGCGCGAGCTTCGAAGGCGCCTTCGCCACCATCCTGCCACCGCGCCTCGTCCACATGATGGCCAAGGAAAGCGCCGCCATGCGGCTGGCGCTGTTCGGTTGGCGGCTCAAGCCCGATGTGCCCGCACGCGCAAGCGCGCATCGATACGACCGCTATCTGGCGCCGATGCTGTGGGTATTCCTGGGCTTGCAGGTGATCGAATTGGGCGTGATGCACCTGTTGCTCGTGCACTGGAACCCGACGGTGGCATGGATCATGTTTGGCCTGTCGATGGCCGGGATCCTGTGGTTCGTGGCGCTGATAAAGAGCATCCGGTTGAAGCCCGTGCTGCTCGGCGATGCAGGCATTGCGGTGCGTAGCGGCATGGTGATCGACCTCCTTGTCCCATATGACGCCATCGCCGCCGTCGGCGAGCGCTTCGATGCGGACCTGCTCAAGGACAAGACCACCGTCAATTGCGCGATTCTGTCAGAGCCCAATGTCACGCTGACGTTGTCGCGCGCGGTGTCGATGACGGGGTTCCTCGGCGGCGAGAAAAGGGTCGAACGGGTGGCGCTCCGGCTCGACGAGCCGGAGGCGTTCCATGCGATGCTGGAGGCGCGGCGCGGGGCCTAGAGCTTCACCAGCATCTTGCCCGTATTGGCGCCCGAGAAGAGACCGAGGAAGGCGTCGAAGGTGCTATCGAGTCCCTCGTGTACCGTCTCGCGGCTCTTGACCTTGCCCGACATGATCATCGGCCCCATGGCGGCGTAGAATTCGGGCATCCGCTCCATGTAATCGGTGAAGATGAAACCCTTTAGCTGGAGCCGCTTGCCGATCACGTACATGATGTAGCGATAGGCATAGGGATCCTCGTGATTATAGCCGTCGATCATGCCGCATTCGGCAAAGCGCGCCTCGTTGTTGGCGGTGGCGAAGGCGGCATCGAGATGGTCGCGCCCGACATTGTCGAAATAGACATCGACGCCCTTCTTGCCGATCTCCTTCAGCGCGGATTTGAGACCCTTCAGGATCGGGCCCGCCTTATAATCGACGCAGGCATCGGCACCCAAGCTCTTCACGAAGTCGCATTTGTCGGGACCGCCTGCCGAACCGATCACCGTCATGCCCTTGGCCTTGGCGATCTGGACGACCGCCGAGCCGACCGCACCGGCAGCGGCCGAGACGAAGACGGTGTCGCCTTCCTTCGCGCTGGCCACGTCCATCAGGCCGAACCAGGCGGTGCCGCCGGTGAGGCCGAGATTGGCGAGGAAGTGATAGGGATCGACGCCCAGCTCGGGGAGCTTGTTGGCGGCCTTGGCGGAGATCACCGCTTCATCGCGCCAGCCCGCCATGTGAAGGACCTTGTCGCCTTCCGCAAAGCCGTCGGCGTTGGATGCGATGACAGTGCCGACACTGCCGCCTTCCATCGGCTGGTCGAGCCGGAAGCTTTCGAAATAGCTTTCGGTATCGTCCATTCGCGCACGCATATAGGGGTCGACCGAGAGCCAGTCGTTGCGGACATGGATCATGCCCGGCCCGAGTTCGGGCAGGTCATAGTCCTTCAAAGCCACGTCGGCGTTGGTGGGCTTGCCCTGCGGGCGCTGCATGAGGTGCCAGGCCTTGGCCATGTGTCTCTCTCCTGATGGGTCGCGATTTGCTACTGGGTAGGCGGGTCGGGGACAGAAGAAAAGGCCCGACCGCGAGGCCGGGCCTTTCGTCGCCGATCGATTATCGGCGTTCGTCGGCACTGGCTTAGAAGCTGTCCGACATGCTGCGGTCGCTCATGCGCTCTTCATCATCGCGCATGCGGCGACGCGCATCGTCGCTCGACAGGTTGAGACGCACCTGATTGTCGCTGATCTCGTCGACGTTGCGCAGGCTGAAGACACAGCGCGTGTCATCATCCTGACCCTTGAGGATCATCCGGTCGCCGCGGATGCTCGAGACGCTGCCGATAGGTTCGCCGTCCGAGCCGACGACAGTGCAATTGTCACCGAGTTCGCGTAGCTGCTGCCGCTTCTGCTGGCGGCTTTCGCGCCACGAGGTGAATTCGTCGTCGAAACGCGCCTGATTTTCCGAGCGCCACTCGTCATAGTCGCGGTCGAGCGCGTCGATCTGGCGAGTGCGCCACTCGTCATAGTCGCGGTCGCGGGTGAATTCACCCTGCGTCTGCGCACGGCCCCAGCGATTCTGGGTGTAGCCGCGGTCATAATCATAACGGTCGGTGCGGTCGAAATCGCCATCGCTGTCCATGTCGACGCGCTGCGAACGGTTCATCGCCTGCGAGCGACCATAAGCGCGGCGACCGAGATGGTCGTCGTCGACGCGCATGCTGGAGCGGCCATAGCTGCGCCCGCCCTCGTCATAAGGCCGACGATAGCCTTCGTTGACGCTCGAGAAATTGTCCTCGAAATCGAAGTGCTGGTTGCGACATCCATCACCAGCATAGCCATAGCGCTCGTCGAGTTGGCGGCGGCGTTCGGCACGGTCGTCGCCGAACCAGCTGCGCACTTCGTCGCTGGCACGGTCGAAAAAGTCGCGATCGTCGCGATCATAGTCGAGACGCTGGTCGCGGGTCATACGGCCGCGCGGGCGATCGCGCCCTGTCTCGAAGCGATCGTCCCCGCGGTTCCTCGTCCTGTCATATCGGTCGTAAGCCATGGAAAAATTCCCCTTACTCATACATTTATCCGAGCCGGGCCGCTTGCCCAACTCTTTGAAAAACAACGGTATTGCGGGGAAAATCGTTCCGTCATCACCGGGGTGAACGGACGAGGGGTGCATGGGCGGCGTCAAGTTGTTGCAAAGCGCGAAAAGCAGCGCTAAAGACCCCTCCACCCGAGGGTGCGGGGCTGTAGCTCAGTTGGGAGAGCGCTGCAATCGCACTGCAGAGGTCGGGGGTTCGAATCCCCCTAGCTCCACCATCCTCGGGTCCGACTTTTGCGCCAGCATCCGGTGCTCCCTTTTCAGTCCAGTCTTGAGCTAACTGCGGGAAGATCGTGGTGAGGGGGCGGCTCGCTGCCTTCCATGCTCGACAAATCGCCAGACGCGGCTAGGAAGGCGCCATGCTACCGCGCAAGACCATCGCTGAAGCCCGCATACCCGGTGGGGACACATTGAGGCTCGTCAGCCACGGCCGTGATTTCATCGTCATGCTCAGCCGCGACGAGCTGATGGGCACGCGGATGCAATATTCCGAAGAACAGCTCGCGGTGCTCACCCTCCAGCGCCTCAAGGCCCAAAGCCCGCGCCTCCTCATCGGCGGCTACGGCCTCGGCTTTACCTTTCGCGCCGCCTTGGAGCGTCTCCCAAGGGACGGCAAGGCGACGGTGGCCGAAGTCGTGCCCGAGATCCTCGACTGGGCGCGCGGCCCCCTCGAGCACCTGACCGGCGCCAGCCTCGATGATCCGCGCGGCGAGGTCGTGATCGACGATGTCGCGGCGCTGATCGAGGCGGCGGCGCTGGGCAAGCGCCCGCGGTGGGACGCCATCCTACTCGATGTCGACAATGGCCCCGACGGCATCGTGCGCGCAGACAATGAGCGGCTCTATGACCATGGCGGTCTCGACATGGCGCGCGATGCGCTGGCTCGCGGCGGCATCCTCGCGGTCTGGTCGGCGGCCCCTGACGCCGCGTTCACGCGACGCTTGCGCGACACGGGGATGGCGGTGGAGACGCTGACTGTCCGAGCGCGGCCCAATAACAAGGGACCCTACCACACGATCTGGTTCGCGCAGAAGCGCTAGCGGAACAAGAGCACCGGCTTTGCCACCGCGCGCATCATCGCAGTGGTGGTCGACCCCACGATCATGGTGCGAAGTGGGCTGTGGCCATAGGCGCCCATGAGCAGGATGTCGGCGCCGATGCGGTCGGCCTCGGCGCTCAGCGCGCCTTCGACGTCGCCCGGCACTCGCTCGCAGCCACCGAGCCGTTCGCCCAGCGTCTCGCAGGCCCAGTCGAGCCCGCTCGCGCCCTTCGCATCGTCATGGCCGACCATGACGACATGGCTCTTCACCGTCTCGAACAGCGGCGAGGTGGCGGCCATGGCGATCGCCTTGCGGCTGGTGAGGCCACCGTCGAAGGCGATGAGCGCGGTCTCGATCGGCTTGAAGGCGCGGCTGGCGACGAGCACGGGCTTGTCCGATTGGCGCACCACGCGCTCGATCTTGCTGCCGAGATGGCCGCGCGCAAAATCGGCGCCCGCGCCGCGCTTGCCGATGACGACCATGTCGGCCTCGGCCTCGCGTTCGATCACCGTCTCGACCATGTCGCCATGGCGTTCGAGCAGGGTCACGTCGGTGACGCCCTGTTCGGCGAGCCGCGCGCGCGCGGTGTCGAGCAGCGCATCGGCCTGCGCCTTGGCGACGCGGCTCTGCGCTTCCTCGATGCCGACCAGTTCCTCCATCAGCGCCGACTTGGCACCAAGACCGAGCGCGCCCGACAGGTCGTGGCGCTTGGCGACGACGTCGCGGCGCTGGATGACGTGGAGCAGTTCGACCGAACCGCCGAGCGCGGCGGCGACCCAGCCGGCATGGTCGGTGACGCTGTTGGCGTAGGTCGAGGCGTCGAGGCAGGCGAGCAATTTCATCGTGATGATCCTAGCTGTGCGCCGCGCCGGCGCCATCCTTTTCACTTTGGGTGAAGCTGCGCACCATCGTTGCGCTGGCCTCGTTCATGCCGAGGATGTCCACCTCGGTGCCCTCGCGGCGAAATTTCATAACGACCTTGTCGAGCGCGCCGACCGCGCTGATGTCCCAGAAATGGGCTTGGCTGACGTCGATGACGACGCGGTCGAGCACTTCCTTGTAATCGAAGGCGGCGACAAAGCTCTGCGCCGAAGCGAAGAACACTTCGCCCAGCGCATGGTAGGTGCGGGTCTTGCCGTCCTCGGACAGGCGGCTCTCCATGCGCGACAGGCTGGTGACCTTGTGCGCAAAGAAGATGCCCGAGAGCAGCACGCCGACGAGCACGCCCTTGGCAAGGTCGTGGGTGGCGACGACGGTCACGACCGTGGCCAGCATGACGACCGAGCTATGCCAAGGGTGCGAGCCGATGTCGCGGATCGACGACCAGCTGAAGGTGCCGATCGATACCATGATCATCACCGCGACGAGCGCGGGCATCGGGATCTTGGCGACCCACGGCGTGACGAGCATCAGCAGCGCGAGCAGGACGAGACCCGCCGTCAGCGTCGACAGGCGGCTGGTGCCCCCCGACTTCACGTTGATGACCGACTGGCCGATCATCGCGCAGCCGCCCATGCCGCCGAAGAAACCAGTGACGACATTGGCGATACCCTGGCCGCGGCTTTCCTTGGCCTTGTCGCTGTCGGTGTCGGTGAGGTCATCGACGATCTGCGCGGTGAGCAGGCTTTCGAGGAGCCCGACCGCCGCCATGGTGAGCGAGTAGGGCAGGATGATCTGCAAAGTCTCGAGCGTGAAGGGCACGTCGGGGATGAGGAAGGGCGGCAGGTCGCTCGGCAGCTTGCCCATGTCGCCGATGCGGTTGACATCGAGATCGGCGTAGAGCGCGATGATCGTCAGGATGACGATGGCGACGAGTGGGGAGGGAATGGCGCGGGTCAGGCGCGGGAAGAGGTAGATGATGCCAAGCCCGAGCGCGATCATCCAATAGGTGTGGATGGAAACGTCGATGAGCTGGGGGAGTTGCGCCATGAAGATGAGGATGGCGAGCGCGTTGACGAAGCCGGTAATTACCGAGCGGCTGACGAACTGCATCAACCGGTCGACACGCAGGAAACCGCCGAGGAACTGCAGCACGCCCATCAGGATCGTCGCGGCGAAGAGATATTGCAGACCATGATCGCGCACCAGCGGCACGACGAGGACCGCAACGGCAGCGGTGGCCGCGCTGATCATACCCGGGCGCCCGCCGACCAGCGCGATAATGATCGCGATGGTGAAGCTGGCATAGAGGCCAACGGCGGGATCGACCCCCGCGATGATAGAAAAGCCGATCGCCTCGGGGATAAGCGCCAACGCGACGACGATGCCGGCGAGGATGTCGGCGCGGGGATTGGCGAGCCATTCGCGGCGTAGCTTGTGGGTATCGATCATGAGCGGGCCCTACACCGGCGCTGGCCTTGCGCGCGGCGTCCTATTTGCTTGATTTCACATATGAAAAAGGCCGCCGCTGGCGACCTCTTGGGCGCGTCATAACGGTTTTGGCTTGAAACGCAAGGCATGGAAGGAAAGGCGCGACACGGGTCGCGCCTTTCCGCACTCATTTGCCGGATGACGGTGGTTCGGACGAAACCTCGGCCGGACCGATGCGCATGCGACCGAGCGGCACTTGCCCGTGCAATGTGCCATCCATCGCGACATCGACATATTCGATCCGCTCGCTCGGACGACCGAAGTCGCGGATCAGGCGGGCGCGCAGCCACGGCGCGCCATTGGGGTCGATGCGATCGCGGCTGAAGACGGTGGAGCTGACCTCGAAGCTGCCGCCGGGCGCACGCCGGATCCAATATTCCTCGGGGCCGAAGCCGCGGGTCATGTCGTTCGACATCCAGCCGCCCGCCAAGGACTGGCGATGGCCGTAGAAGACATGTTCGCCGGTCGGCTCGTTGACGTGGAGGTCGAGGTCGGTGGCATCGGCAGTCCATTCGATGGTAACGCGGAAGTCGCTGTCGAGATTGGCGACGAGGCGCGGATCGAGATCGTGGCTGCCCCCCAAGGCGTCGAGGCGCGGGATGAGGGCGTTGGCTTCCTTCAGTGCGATCATGTCGATGCCGGCGAAGCGGTCCTCGACGGGCGACAGGGCGACGTCGCTGAGCAGCGTGATGGCGCGGACATAATCGTCGCGCGCGCCGTCCCGGTTGCCGGCGGCGAGGCGGGCCTTGGCGCGCTCGGCCAGCGCCAGCCCGAGGTGGCGCGCGGGCTGCGGGCGGTGTTGGACCATGGCGGCGCGGCGAGCGCGAAGGTCGACCGCCAGTTCGACCTGCCCCCACGCCTCCAGCCGCGCTGCGACCATGGCGAGCGTCGTGGAATCGGCGAGCGGCAGGTCGAGCGCCGATAGGAGCGTGCGCAGCGCCTTATCCTTCTCGCCCGCTAGCCACAGCCAATTGGAGGTCTCGAGGTAGAAGCCGGGCAGTGTGCCGACCTTTTCCTGCCATTCGAGGAAGGTGGCGTCGAAGGCAGCGGGATCGGCGTCATAGGCGGCAATCCACTCGCTGTCGGGATAGAGCGCGCCTTGGGCGAGACGGATGCCGCTATCGGTTTGCTCGCTATCGGCAGCGGCTTGGGCCTCAGCTTCCATCGCGACGACCGGAGTGGCCATCTCCACGGCATCGCGCGAGACGCTCGATCCGGTGACGACAATCTCTTGCGCCATGTCATCACCGCCGCGCTCGGGTGTCGGCGGGGGTGGCGGCGGCGGCGGCGGCGGCGATGTCGGATTGCTCGGCGCGGCGGGCATCACGACCGGCGGTGGCGGCGGGACGTCGCCGACCTTGTTCGTGTCGCCACGATAGCGCGCGGGGTCGTGATCCTTGCCCCACCATTCGACTTCGGCCTGCCAGCGCGACAGCACGGCGGCGAAGCGGTCTTCGCGCGCCTCGGCCTCGTCGAGATCGGCTTCCTTACGCAGGCGCTCGAAGCGGGCGATTTGCGGATGGTCGGCCTGCGGCGTCACGTCGAAACGCACATAGTCCTCGACGCTCTCGAGGACGAGGAAGGGCAAGCTCTGCGAAGCGATGCCATAGGTGCGGGCATGGGCGACGAAGGCGTCGCGGTCCTCGCCTGCCTCGAGAATGGCGTTTCGCGTGACCTCGAACAGGATGGCATCCTGGTCGGTCTCGACAAGATTTTTGGCCGGGTTGAAATTCTCGATCTGGCCGTGGGTGGTGTAGCCGAGCCGCGCGTCGTGGGGTGCCTTGACGATGGCACGCAACATTCCCTCGGGCGCGGGCAGGCGGCGATGCGGATAGGTGACATCGCCAAATCCGGTGAAGCGCAGCCCATCGAGCATGGCGGGTCCTGTCTCGCCCGCCTCGATCAGCGCACCGCCGCTATTGTCGGCGATGGCGGCGAGCACGGCTTGCGAAGCCCCCTCGCGGGTGGCGATGACGAGCATCGGGCAATCGGGAACGACGTCGAGGGTTCCGAGTGTCGCTTGCCCATCGCTGACGAGGATGCAGCGGTCGGCAGCGGGCGCATCGGCGAGCCAGTCGAGGCGACTGGCGCCGGCGTAGGTCACCGCGTCCTCTGCAGCGAGAAGATCGCGGCGACTGCCGATACTCACGGCCTCGGCAGTGTCATGATCGAAGGCGACGAAATCGACCGCTCGGGGGTTCCAGCGATCGAGCGTGGTCCACACGGACCGCAAGGCGGCGTCATGATCGTCATCGAGTCGCGAGCGCGAGGCATCCCAGTAGACATGAACGCGCTCGGGTCGTTCGACCTTGGTCGGCGCGCGAAGCGGGGTGTTGATCTGCCAATAGGTCTCGCCCGTGTCCGGATGACGGCTGACAATCGCGCGGGGGCTTCGGTCGGGCGACTGGAAGCGGATCACCGTGTCGATCGCCCCGCTGCCACTGATCATGGCCACATTGTCGCTGACCTCGAGACGGCGGCCCTCGACGAAAATCCCGCCCTGCTCGCCCTCGAAGCGCAGCGTCCAGTCCTTGGCTTTTTCACCGAGCCGGATGGGAAGCCCGAAATCCTCGGTCAGCGGGGCGACGAAATCGACGCGGATGGTGCGTCCCTCGCGTCCCACGGGGAAGACGCGCGTGTTGAAGGTGCCGTCGCGAGTGACCTCGGCAAGACCCGGATCGACCCGGCCGCGCACCAGC
The nucleotide sequence above comes from Sphingomicrobium arenosum. Encoded proteins:
- a CDS encoding DUF4893 domain-containing protein translates to MKKLAALLALAPLAACAPLPGAPAIDTLETRNWREVVSDEDADRLRDWRATFHAALAEARDKGFAAQVDALGPTGDPDVTLPLGAVPTRNYRCRTIKLGTMSGAGTLAYVDYPFFQCRIRVEDDLLGFAKLTGSQRPVGLLFPDDAYRMVFLGTLVLGDEDRAMRYGADPQRDMIGALQRVGENRYRLVIPSPRFESRLDLIELVPED
- a CDS encoding 3-hydroxybutyrate dehydrogenase encodes the protein MTDLSGKRALVTGSTSGIGLAIAQALADAGAAVMINGFGDADEIEAHRADLEQRSGAKAIYSDANLMNPEAIDAMVAACTSEIGSPHILVNNAGMQHVSPIAEFPVDKWDAIMALNLSAVFHTSRHVIPMMRQKGFGRIINTASAHSLVASPNKSAYVAAKHGVAGFTKTIALETAEDGITVNCISPGYVWTPLVEQQIPDTMAARGLTREQVMNDVLLKAQPTKRFVTVEEVASCALYLCSDGAASITGANISMDGGWTAQ
- the ypfJ gene encoding KPN_02809 family neutral zinc metallopeptidase, encoding MRLGDRDSDNFIDRTGQRGGGFGGGGMSTGIFALLARFVFNKFGIVGVLILTLGYCALSGGLGGIVGGGSPQGASSSGESTLTADELALLRGTLESTDEVWTDLFSQAGANYREPELVAYEGGTQTACGYGQEVMGPFYCPGDQRIYIDPDFFTQLSQRFGAPGDFAARYVIAHEVGHHIQNLEGTLQNVQRQQQRASQTAGNRLQVGVELQADCYAGVWAARTGAMEPGDLEEGLRAAEAIGDDALMREAGRAVRPESFTHGTSAQRMEALRRGLSDGNPADCNYAG
- a CDS encoding NADP-dependent oxidoreductase, with the protein product MAKAWHLMQRPQGKPTNADVALKDYDLPELGPGMIHVRNDWLSVDPYMRARMDDTESYFESFRLDQPMEGGSVGTVIASNADGFAEGDKVLHMAGWRDEAVISAKAANKLPELGVDPYHFLANLGLTGGTAWFGLMDVASAKEGDTVFVSAAAGAVGSAVVQIAKAKGMTVIGSAGGPDKCDFVKSLGADACVDYKAGPILKGLKSALKEIGKKGVDVYFDNVGRDHLDAAFATANNEARFAECGMIDGYNHEDPYAYRYIMYVIGKRLQLKGFIFTDYMERMPEFYAAMGPMIMSGKVKSRETVHEGLDSTFDAFLGLFSGANTGKMLVKL
- a CDS encoding SWFGD domain-containing protein, with product MAYDRYDRTRNRGDDRFETGRDRPRGRMTRDQRLDYDRDDRDFFDRASDEVRSWFGDDRAERRRQLDERYGYAGDGCRNQHFDFEDNFSSVNEGYRRPYDEGGRSYGRSSMRVDDDHLGRRAYGRSQAMNRSQRVDMDSDGDFDRTDRYDYDRGYTQNRWGRAQTQGEFTRDRDYDEWRTRQIDALDRDYDEWRSENQARFDDEFTSWRESRQQKRQQLRELGDNCTVVGSDGEPIGSVSSIRGDRMILKGQDDDTRCVFSLRNVDEISDNQVRLNLSSDDARRRMRDDEERMSDRSMSDSF
- a CDS encoding polyamine aminopropyltransferase, giving the protein MLPRKTIAEARIPGGDTLRLVSHGRDFIVMLSRDELMGTRMQYSEEQLAVLTLQRLKAQSPRLLIGGYGLGFTFRAALERLPRDGKATVAEVVPEILDWARGPLEHLTGASLDDPRGEVVIDDVAALIEAAALGKRPRWDAILLDVDNGPDGIVRADNERLYDHGGLDMARDALARGGILAVWSAAPDAAFTRRLRDTGMAVETLTVRARPNNKGPYHTIWFAQKR
- a CDS encoding universal stress protein — encoded protein: MKLLACLDASTYANSVTDHAGWVAAALGGSVELLHVIQRRDVVAKRHDLSGALGLGAKSALMEELVGIEEAQSRVAKAQADALLDTARARLAEQGVTDVTLLERHGDMVETVIEREAEADMVVIGKRGAGADFARGHLGSKIERVVRQSDKPVLVASRAFKPIETALIAFDGGLTSRKAIAMAATSPLFETVKSHVVMVGHDDAKGASGLDWACETLGERLGGCERVPGDVEGALSAEADRIGADILLMGAYGHSPLRTMIVGSTTTAMMRAVAKPVLLFR
- a CDS encoding SulP family inorganic anion transporter, whose product is MIDTHKLRREWLANPRADILAGIVVALALIPEAIGFSIIAGVDPAVGLYASFTIAIIIALVGGRPGMISAATAAVAVLVVPLVRDHGLQYLFAATILMGVLQFLGGFLRVDRLMQFVSRSVITGFVNALAILIFMAQLPQLIDVSIHTYWMIALGLGIIYLFPRLTRAIPSPLVAIVILTIIALYADLDVNRIGDMGKLPSDLPPFLIPDVPFTLETLQIILPYSLTMAAVGLLESLLTAQIVDDLTDTDSDKAKESRGQGIANVVTGFFGGMGGCAMIGQSVINVKSGGTSRLSTLTAGLVLLALLMLVTPWVAKIPMPALVAVMIMVSIGTFSWSSIRDIGSHPWHSSVVMLATVVTVVATHDLAKGVLVGVLLSGIFFAHKVTSLSRMESRLSEDGKTRTYHALGEVFFASAQSFVAAFDYKEVLDRVVIDVSQAHFWDISAVGALDKVVMKFRREGTEVDILGMNEASATMVRSFTQSEKDGAGAAHS
- a CDS encoding VIT domain-containing protein, with amino-acid sequence MTAFRVAAIMLLAGGAALPAIAVDSHGDQGAETRPAAPNPLTPSLTARARGIEDASAVRDLSLDNLNITTSRHGTTLAVSYLMTFSAEEEGTEGRLSIDLPKGAVVTGYALDVERQMIEGALVDQAQAREAFNTLVRGRVDPGLAEVTRDGTFNTRVFPVGREGRTIRVDFVAPLTEDFGLPIRLGEKAKDWTLRFEGEQGGIFVEGRRLEVSDNVAMISGSGAIDTVIRFQSPDRSPRAIVSRHPDTGETYWQINTPLRAPTKVERPERVHVYWDASRSRLDDDHDAALRSVWTTLDRWNPRAVDFVAFDHDTAEAVSIGSRRDLLAAEDAVTYAGASRLDWLADAPAADRCILVSDGQATLGTLDVVPDCPMLVIATREGASQAVLAAIADNSGGALIEAGETGPAMLDGLRFTGFGDVTYPHRRLPAPEGMLRAIVKAPHDARLGYTTHGQIENFNPAKNLVETDQDAILFEVTRNAILEAGEDRDAFVAHARTYGIASQSLPFLVLESVEDYVRFDVTPQADHPQIARFERLRKEADLDEAEAREDRFAAVLSRWQAEVEWWGKDHDPARYRGDTNKVGDVPPPPPVVMPAAPSNPTSPPPPPPPPPPTPERGGDDMAQEIVVTGSSVSRDAVEMATPVVAMEAEAQAAADSEQTDSGIRLAQGALYPDSEWIAAYDADPAAFDATFLEWQEKVGTLPGFYLETSNWLWLAGEKDKALRTLLSALDLPLADSTTLAMVAARLEAWGQVELAVDLRARRAAMVQHRPQPARHLGLALAERAKARLAAGNRDGARDDYVRAITLLSDVALSPVEDRFAGIDMIALKEANALIPRLDALGGSHDLDPRLVANLDSDFRVTIEWTADATDLDLHVNEPTGEHVFYGHRQSLAGGWMSNDMTRGFGPEEYWIRRAPGGSFEVSSTVFSRDRIDPNGAPWLRARLIRDFGRPSERIEYVDVAMDGTLHGQVPLGRMRIGPAEVSSEPPSSGK